CTGCGCCCGGTGCCTACAACCAGAGGCTGCTCGAGGGGCTCGACTACCTGCTCGCTGAAATGGCGAAGCGCGACATGACCGCGGTGCTGGTGCTCGGCAACTACTGGCACTGGTCGGGTGGTTTTGGGCAGTACCAGGCGTGGGCCGGCAAGGGAGCGATTCCTTACCCCGAGTTTGACCCCCAGGCGCGTGGCGGGTCTGACTACAAACTCTCTTCGTGGTGGCGCTGGTTTCGTTACAACTACTACGTGACCCGTTTCTACAAGAACCCCGTGGCAGTCGGCTTCTACCACAACACCGTGCGCATGCTCGTGACACGCGTGAACCATGTCACGCGCAGGGCGTATAAAGACGACCCGACGATCATGGCCTGGCAGCTCGCAAACGAGCCAGCCGGATTTCTGAGCGGCGACAGCTATGACAAGTGGATCGCCGAGTCTGCGGCGCTCATCAAGTCGCTCGACCGCAACCACCTGGTGAGCACCGGTGCCATGGGAGAGGTCTTCCAGTTTTCGGGCAATGACCAGGTCAAGAATCACTCCCACAAAGATATCGATTATACCACCGTGCACATCTGGGTGCAGAACTCGGGGCTCTATAACCCTTGGAAGGCGAGTGAGACATACACTAAATCTGTCGAAGTGCTGCACAAACAGCTGGCACAACACCGCGAAATGGCGAAGAAACTCGGCAAGCCGCTCGTCTTCGAGGAGTTCGGTTTTTCACGCGACATGAACCGCTTTGCGGCGGGCACTCCCGTGACCCTGCGCGACGATTTCTACGCGCAGGCATTCTACCACGTGCTCGAATCACAGAAGACGGATTCGCCGATCGCCGGCGTCAACATCTGGGCCTGGGGTGGCGAGGGCCGGCCCGCGCACAACGAGTGGAAACCTGGCGACAATTTCATCGGCGACCCACCGCACGAAGCGCAGGGTTGGTACAGTGTTTACGACACCGACGCGACGACGCTGAAGTTGATTCGTGAGGTGGCGGGAAGGCTTAAATAGGCTTTACGCGCCTTTCCCTCTTGCGCATAGAGTGGCATGGCTTCACGTGCCGCTGACTGGCTGAGGCAGGCCGAAGATGACGCGGCATGGCTCGCCGATTCGATCGAAGACGGTCATTTTTCTCAAGCTTGCTACATCGCTCAACAGGTTGCTGAGAAGGCACTGAAGAGCCTGGCGTTTTCACGGGGCGCCTCAGAAATCAAGGGCCACTCCGTAACGAAAATCGCGCAGGCACTTGCGATCAATGCTGAGATCGAACGCGCGGGCAAGATTCTAGATCGTTACTATATCTCCGGGCGTTATCCGGACGCTTTTCCCGAGGGTATTCCCAGCGACTTTCTCGATCGCGAAGCGGCATTATCGGCGCAGAGCGAGGCTTTGTTAGTTCTGAACAAAGTTAAGCTGCTGCTGGGGCAGTCTCAATGAGTACGATTGTTTTTCCCACATTCAAAGACCCGCTCAATGGTCTTTCGCTCGAAGATTTCACGTCCAAGCTAAGGGAAATGCTCACCGACCGTGTGCATAGCGCCTGGCTGTACGGCTCGGTCGCAAGGGGCGAAGCACGACCCGATAGTGATGTAGATCTGTTTATCGTTACCGATACCGATCTGCCGTTTCACGAACGCGGCGCACTGTTTGACGATCTACGCGATTTTAACGCCAACATCGAGCCACTGGTCTACACGCCTGCAGAATGGCTGCACCTGACATCCGACCCTACTGTTGGTTTTTGGCAGAGTGCGGTGCGTGAAATGGTGAAGCTGCTTTGATTACTCCGCGCGCTCAGTAGAAATCCGCCTCAGAAATTAGCGTATCTTTATACTTATCGCCGGGATAAACCGAAACGATTTCAATACCGATCACCAGAGCCTCTTTGATCTCGATGCCCATTTCTCTGTCTTCTTTTGATATCTGGACATTCCAATTGCAACCTTCGAGCGGAACGGTAATCTTCTGATAACCAAACTGGTCCTTTAGTTGCAACGGAACTTTGCAGTGCGATTTAATCTGGGAATAGGACGTCCAGGTTTCAATGCCTCCCGCCTGCGCACTCGCGATATGCAGCACCAGGTCTTTCACGCGATTATTGTTCTTCCAAATGCGCTGCGACTTGCCGTAACCGTTAAAGATCTTCAGCGTCGCCGTCTTACGCTTGCCGCGCGGAATATATTTTATTGGAAAAAGCACTGCCTGCCCGACGCCATCACCCTCGACGGCTTCAGACCACCCGGTATCTGTCCTCTTATCAATCAAAGAACCGGCAGAGAACATACAGCTCCAGGTGTAGTTTTTACCTTGCGACTCAAGGGCATCGGGGCCATCGGCGACAATTTTCGGCGGCTTGCCTTCGGCAGTGAGCGTCGAGGTTGCCCACGATTCCCACGCGCCTTCTTTGGCGCCGGTTTTACCCCAGACGTCTTCACTATTGTACCGCAACAAGCTGAAATCAGCACTCCTGATATTTTGCAGCAAGTAAGGATTTGCCTGCCCTGAACATGGGGCGGGCGGCTCCGATGGATACATGGTCAGAACCAGTATCACTGGTATCATTGCGTAGCGCAGTTTGAGAGAGAAGTTTCGGTAAAGCGTCATGACCTGTGCTATTAACCCACATCAAAACGACGAGTATTTATTTGAGAGTCTTTCGCTCAAGAGTCAGCCGTCACGACGGGCCGAATCTACTTCAACACCATCTTCACCAGACTCAATACCACCAGCAACACTGCCGCGCCGCCCGCTGCATTGTAGAGACCGAGCAATTTCTGCTCCCGCGCATCATTCCACGGCATGATACCTGCATCTGCCTGCTTCATGAAGCGAAATTGCAGGGGTATCAGCACGCCCATCCAAAGAGCGCCCGTCGCCGCGAAATAGATCAGTGCCCATTTGAGCCACTCAACCGCAAGCGGATGACCGTAAGCACCCACGAGCACGGTGGCGTTCCAGAGTAGAAGAATCAGACCAGGCCCCGTAAAGGCGAGGTCGGTGATATTCATGAGTCTTGCAGCGAAAGCGAACCAATCGTTCTTGCGCGAGGCCACTGCGACAGAGAACCAGAGCGCACTCACGACAATATTCCCGAGAAAGATGATCGCTCCCAGAATGTGCAGAAACCGGTGCACCGCACGTGGAAAGACCTCTGGCAGCGACACACCCACAAAAAGCAAGGTCGTGAGCGCGCCGATGATCGCGAGCTCAACCGCGAATGCGATTTTGAACTTTTTCATTTTGCCTCCTGCGCACCAGTGCGGCGCGCTTCATTCAGAAATTTTTGCAGCCGCTTCTCAGGTGCACCACGCACCGGCCCAAAGATATGGTATTTCACCGGCTTCACTCCGCAGAATTCGAGCGTCGCAAACTTCAACAGCCGCAACCCGGGCGCGCGGTTGAACCAGCGGTAATACCACGCAGGGGCATCCATCGTGATGAAGATGCGCGCGGTTTTGCCCTTGAGTAACTTCTCGGGTAAGGGGGAGTTTTTGCGGTACTTGAAAGCAAACCCCGGCAGAAAAACTC
The sequence above is a segment of the Turneriella parva DSM 21527 genome. Coding sequences within it:
- a CDS encoding glycoside hydrolase 5 family protein, which gives rise to MITIKLLIAASLVTSLHAVNPFVQTRGMDLVRGGKKYTFMGANLWYGMNLGAFDRPRLKRELDRLQRLGIKNLRILAASEGPDNERWRIVPALQTAPGAYNQRLLEGLDYLLAEMAKRDMTAVLVLGNYWHWSGGFGQYQAWAGKGAIPYPEFDPQARGGSDYKLSSWWRWFRYNYYVTRFYKNPVAVGFYHNTVRMLVTRVNHVTRRAYKDDPTIMAWQLANEPAGFLSGDSYDKWIAESAALIKSLDRNHLVSTGAMGEVFQFSGNDQVKNHSHKDIDYTTVHIWVQNSGLYNPWKASETYTKSVEVLHKQLAQHREMAKKLGKPLVFEEFGFSRDMNRFAAGTPVTLRDDFYAQAFYHVLESQKTDSPIAGVNIWAWGGEGRPAHNEWKPGDNFIGDPPHEAQGWYSVYDTDATTLKLIREVAGRLK
- a CDS encoding HEPN domain-containing protein; amino-acid sequence: MASRAADWLRQAEDDAAWLADSIEDGHFSQACYIAQQVAEKALKSLAFSRGASEIKGHSVTKIAQALAINAEIERAGKILDRYYISGRYPDAFPEGIPSDFLDREAALSAQSEALLVLNKVKLLLGQSQ
- a CDS encoding nucleotidyltransferase domain-containing protein; the protein is MSTIVFPTFKDPLNGLSLEDFTSKLREMLTDRVHSAWLYGSVARGEARPDSDVDLFIVTDTDLPFHERGALFDDLRDFNANIEPLVYTPAEWLHLTSDPTVGFWQSAVREMVKLL
- a CDS encoding NADase-type glycan-binding domain-containing protein, which produces MTLYRNFSLKLRYAMIPVILVLTMYPSEPPAPCSGQANPYLLQNIRSADFSLLRYNSEDVWGKTGAKEGAWESWATSTLTAEGKPPKIVADGPDALESQGKNYTWSCMFSAGSLIDKRTDTGWSEAVEGDGVGQAVLFPIKYIPRGKRKTATLKIFNGYGKSQRIWKNNNRVKDLVLHIASAQAGGIETWTSYSQIKSHCKVPLQLKDQFGYQKITVPLEGCNWNVQISKEDREMGIEIKEALVIGIEIVSVYPGDKYKDTLISEADFY
- a CDS encoding DUF2269 family protein — translated: MKKFKIAFAVELAIIGALTTLLFVGVSLPEVFPRAVHRFLHILGAIIFLGNIVVSALWFSVAVASRKNDWFAFAARLMNITDLAFTGPGLILLLWNATVLVGAYGHPLAVEWLKWALIYFAATGALWMGVLIPLQFRFMKQADAGIMPWNDAREQKLLGLYNAAGGAAVLLVVLSLVKMVLK
- a CDS encoding NAD(P)H-dependent oxidoreductase, which produces MKKILVIQGHPRSESLCGSIAREYATAAQQGGAQVDLLDLPRLQFDPILREGYKAEQALEPDLAKAQQLIRAADHLVFVFPSWWASMPALLKGFLDRVFLPGFAFKYRKNSPLPEKLLKGKTARIFITMDAPAWYYRWFNRAPGLRLLKFATLEFCGVKPVKYHIFGPVRGAPEKRLQKFLNEARRTGAQEAK